DNA from Candidatus Binatia bacterium:
ATTCAGTGGCTCACGGGCGTCGCGGGAAAGACCAGTCGAATCAAGCTCGGCACCGGCGCCGTGATCATGCCGTGGAACGACCCGTACCGCGTCGCCTCCAAGATGGCGCTGCTCGATCAGCAGTCGGGCGGTCGCGCGCTGCTCGGGTTTGGGCGGGGCCTGTCGCGCAAAGAGTACGGTGCCTTCGACATCCCGATGGACGAGGCCCGTCCCCGGTTCGACGAGGGCACGGAGCTGGTGGTGAGGGCGCTCGATACCGGCTTCTTCGAGGCGGATACCGAGCACTTCAAACAGCCGCGCTGTGAGCTGCGGCCGCGCGCGACCGGCAGCTTCAACGACCGGGTCTTCTCGATCGGCGTGTCTCCGGACTCCGCGGTCCAGGCGGCCGTTCTCGGCGCGCGTCTCATGGTTCTCGCGCAGCAGCCGTGGGAGATCTTCCGCGACACCGCGCTGATTCCCTACCAGAACAAGTGGCGCGAGGTGCGAGACTCCGAGCCGCCACCGCCGGTTTGCGGGCAGCTCGTCTACTGTGACTCTGACGCCAAGAAGGCCGAGGAGCTCGGGCAGACGTACATCAAGAACTACTTCTCTACAGTCGTCGAGCACTACGAGATCGGCGGCAGTCACTTCGGCAAGGGCTACGAGTTCTACGCATCCGCGGCCGAAATGATCTCGGCGATCGGCCTCGACGAGATGGCGAACATGTACGCCGGTGTGAACTCCTGGGGCACGCCCGAGCAGCTCCTGGAGAAGATCGCGCAACAGCGCAGCATTCTCGACTGTGACATCGACGTCCTGGCGATCACGAAGTACGGCGGCATGACGGACGCCGAGGCGGAGTCCTCCATGCGTTTGTTCGCCAGCGAGGTGATGCCGAAGGTTCGGGCGACCGCGACGGGCCAGGCGGCCTGAGGATCCCGGCCCCGCTTGATCGCGAGAGGGGCTGAGGTGTTACGGTGAACGTTGACCTCGACGTCCACCGTGTGCACGCGCCGGAGACGGTCCGCGGTCTGAGCGGGAGAATCACATGAAAGCGGCGGTGTATTACGACAACGGTGGCCCCGAGGTCTTCAAATACGAGGACGTGCCCGATCCCGAGTGCCCACCTGGCTGGGTTGTCATCAATGTGAAGGCGGTCAGCCTCGAAGGGGGCGACCTCATCAATCGTTGGGGGGCACCGCCGCCTCATGCGCCGTACGTTGTCGGCTATCAGGCGGCGGGCGTGATCTGCGAAGTCGGCGAGGGTGTAACCGATCTCCGGGTCGGTCAGCGGGGCACGGCGATCTTTCCGAATGGTTCGCACGCGGAGAAGCGAGCGGTTCTGGCGGCCGCCGCGCACGCCTACGTCGAGAGTCGGCAGTCGTTTGGCCGCGTCG
Protein-coding regions in this window:
- a CDS encoding zinc-binding alcohol dehydrogenase family protein yields the protein MKAAVYYDNGGPEVFKYEDVPDPECPPGWVVINVKAVSLEGGDLINRWGAPPPHAPYVVGYQAAGVICEVGEGVTDLRVGQRGTAIFPNGSHAEKRAVLAAAAHAYVESRQSFGRVVMIP
- a CDS encoding LLM class flavin-dependent oxidoreductase — its product is MEIGVLGIFQNYRDEQDDGSVMQGEMKVAMLGEELGFDSYWATEHHFFGYSMCPDNIQWLTGVAGKTSRIKLGTGAVIMPWNDPYRVASKMALLDQQSGGRALLGFGRGLSRKEYGAFDIPMDEARPRFDEGTELVVRALDTGFFEADTEHFKQPRCELRPRATGSFNDRVFSIGVSPDSAVQAAVLGARLMVLAQQPWEIFRDTALIPYQNKWREVRDSEPPPPVCGQLVYCDSDAKKAEELGQTYIKNYFSTVVEHYEIGGSHFGKGYEFYASAAEMISAIGLDEMANMYAGVNSWGTPEQLLEKIAQQRSILDCDIDVLAITKYGGMTDAEAESSMRLFASEVMPKVRATATGQAA